From the Accumulibacter sp. genome, one window contains:
- a CDS encoding cation:proton antiporter domain-containing protein, with protein sequence MDPKSFVYSAVLLLVVASIAVAVFRHFGLGSILGLLVTGVIVGPHTPGPFVTSEVEDVRHFTELGVVLLLFLIGLEMKPRRLWDLRRTLFGLGSLQIVVSALVIAAYFKQFMPSWSVALLLGASFALSSTAFVIQMLRDQGELASRHGQTAFAILLMQDLAVVPLLALVPVLADSGPLPGEMALWKQITVAVTMVVLVILAGRYLVPRLLDRLARQNNREAFFLAAMAAVFAAAMAMDTAGMSMALGAFLMGMMLSTSRYSLQIEATLEPHKGLLMSLFFVAVGMSVDLAALARHPLTFALHVLAIISLKVAVLYGLCRVFGSGRGTAVRVAFMLAQGGEFGFVVFGAAKALGVIDDLVFVMAVAVISLTMLLTPVLVRIGNRLAQRMDDRSVMVDPQFEHTASADEPPPRVVIAGYGRVGHTVGTIMSSLGIPFVAFDADAQLVAKWRGEGHPVFYGDVGNPELLANASLQQVELFVLTIDDQRTALRAATLMRAHAPTTKIVARARDLSTCDALLQAGVTQAFPETLEASLRLAAESLEAIGISSDETGMLLRGVRSSDYALVRAGPEAVPQPRPQAED encoded by the coding sequence ATGGACCCGAAATCGTTCGTCTATTCCGCGGTACTGCTGCTGGTGGTGGCTTCGATCGCCGTCGCCGTCTTCCGCCATTTCGGTCTGGGGTCGATTCTCGGGCTGCTGGTCACCGGGGTCATCGTCGGACCACACACGCCGGGTCCGTTCGTCACCAGCGAGGTGGAGGATGTCCGCCACTTCACCGAGCTCGGGGTGGTCCTGCTGCTCTTCCTGATCGGCTTGGAGATGAAACCGCGGCGGCTGTGGGACCTGCGGCGGACGCTGTTCGGCCTCGGCTCGCTGCAGATCGTCGTCTCGGCACTGGTGATCGCCGCGTACTTCAAGCAGTTCATGCCGAGCTGGTCGGTGGCGCTGCTGCTCGGCGCCAGCTTCGCCCTCTCGTCGACCGCGTTCGTCATCCAGATGCTGCGCGATCAGGGCGAACTCGCCAGCCGCCACGGACAGACCGCTTTCGCCATCCTGCTGATGCAGGACCTGGCGGTGGTCCCGCTGCTGGCGCTGGTACCGGTGCTCGCCGACAGCGGTCCGCTGCCCGGAGAGATGGCGCTGTGGAAGCAGATCACGGTGGCCGTGACGATGGTCGTCCTGGTGATCCTTGCCGGGCGCTACCTGGTGCCGCGCTTGCTCGATCGGCTGGCGCGGCAGAACAATCGCGAGGCGTTCTTCCTCGCCGCCATGGCGGCAGTCTTCGCGGCGGCGATGGCGATGGACACCGCGGGCATGTCGATGGCGCTCGGCGCCTTCCTGATGGGCATGATGCTGTCCACATCGCGCTACAGCCTGCAGATTGAGGCGACGCTGGAACCACACAAGGGGCTGCTGATGAGCCTCTTCTTCGTCGCCGTCGGCATGTCGGTCGACCTCGCGGCGCTCGCACGGCACCCGCTCACCTTCGCCCTGCACGTGCTGGCGATCATCAGCCTGAAGGTGGCGGTGCTCTACGGCCTGTGCCGGGTCTTCGGCAGCGGCCGCGGTACGGCCGTGCGCGTCGCCTTCATGCTCGCCCAGGGCGGCGAGTTCGGCTTCGTCGTCTTCGGCGCCGCCAAGGCTCTGGGCGTGATCGACGACCTGGTCTTCGTCATGGCGGTGGCGGTCATCTCGCTGACGATGCTGCTGACGCCGGTGCTGGTCAGGATTGGCAACCGGCTGGCGCAGCGGATGGACGACCGTTCGGTCATGGTCGACCCTCAGTTCGAGCACACGGCCAGCGCGGACGAGCCGCCGCCGCGAGTGGTGATCGCCGGCTACGGCCGCGTCGGCCATACGGTGGGGACGATCATGTCGTCACTGGGCATACCGTTCGTCGCCTTCGACGCAGACGCCCAGCTCGTCGCCAAGTGGCGCGGCGAGGGTCATCCGGTGTTCTACGGAGACGTCGGCAACCCGGAACTGCTGGCCAATGCCTCGTTGCAACAGGTCGAACTCTTCGTCCTGACGATCGACGATCAGCGCACCGCGCTGCGCGCCGCGACGCTGATGCGCGCGCACGCGCCGACGACGAAAATCGTCGCCCGTGCGCGCGACCTGAGCACCTGCGACGCGCTGCTGCAGGCCGGCGTGACCCAGGCGTTTCCGGAGACGCTCGAGGCCAGCCTGCGCCTGGCAGCCGAGAGCCTGGAAGCGATCGGCATCTCCTCCGATGAGACCGGCATGCTGCTGCGCGGCGTGCGCAGCAGCGACTACGCACTGGTGCGCGCAGGGCCGGAAGCCGTCCCGCAGCCACGGCCGCAGGCCGAGGACTGA
- a CDS encoding radical SAM protein, which translates to MLPAIPIRYIEPVFRPPSEADSLIVPVTDGCSWNHCTFCEMYTAPQKKFRARSEEEVLESIRLTGERFGDSVRRVFLADGDALVLPTHRLLRVLGAIRRHLPAVRRVSSYCLPRNLRRKSTDELRELAAAGLSIAYVGAESGDDEVLERVHKGETFASTVDALDRLGQAGITRSVMILNGLAGPQLSLRHAENSARLANATQPEYLATLVVSFPLGEERFRSAFPEWRPLGQRELFVEMEHFLERLELRRTVFRSDHASNWLALKGTLDADKSRLLLQLRQAIADPAAAPLRPAWARGL; encoded by the coding sequence ATGCTGCCAGCCATCCCGATCCGCTACATCGAGCCCGTCTTCCGACCGCCGAGCGAGGCCGACTCGCTGATCGTGCCGGTGACCGACGGCTGTTCATGGAACCATTGCACCTTCTGCGAGATGTACACGGCGCCGCAGAAGAAGTTTCGCGCCCGCAGCGAGGAGGAGGTCCTGGAGAGCATCCGGCTGACCGGCGAGCGCTTCGGCGATAGCGTGCGGCGGGTCTTCCTCGCCGACGGCGATGCGCTGGTGCTGCCGACCCACCGCCTGCTGCGCGTCCTCGGGGCCATCCGCCGCCATCTGCCGGCGGTCCGCCGCGTCTCCAGCTACTGCCTGCCACGCAACCTGCGGCGCAAGTCGACCGACGAGCTGCGCGAACTCGCCGCCGCCGGGCTGTCGATCGCCTACGTCGGCGCCGAATCGGGCGACGACGAGGTGCTCGAGCGCGTGCACAAGGGCGAAACCTTCGCCTCGACCGTGGACGCACTCGACCGGCTCGGGCAGGCGGGGATCACGCGCTCGGTGATGATCCTCAACGGCCTCGCCGGGCCGCAGCTCTCGCTGCGCCACGCCGAGAACTCGGCGCGGCTGGCGAACGCAACGCAACCGGAGTACCTGGCGACGCTGGTGGTCAGCTTTCCACTCGGCGAGGAACGCTTCCGCAGCGCCTTCCCGGAGTGGCGGCCGCTCGGCCAGCGCGAGCTGTTCGTCGAGATGGAGCATTTTCTCGAACGACTCGAGCTCCGGCGAACGGTGTTCCGCAGCGACCACGCATCGAACTGGCTGGCACTCAAGGGCACGCTCGACGCCGACAAGTCGCGCCTGCTGCTGCAGTTGCGACAGGCCATCGCCGATCCGGCAGCGGCGCCGCTGCGGCCAGCATGGGCGCGCGGACTGTAG
- a CDS encoding KpsF/GutQ family sugar-phosphate isomerase yields the protein MSQTRPSANALDLARQVMRIEADAVLGLAARIGDEFLQALWLILNCPGRVIVSGMGKSGHVGRKIASTFASTGTPAYFVHPAEASHGDLGMITRDDVLIAISNSGESAELLTIVPIIKRQGARLISMTGSPQSSLAVEADVHLDAAVAQEACPLNLAPTASTTAALALGDALAVALLDSRGFGAEDFARSHPGGSLGRRLLTHVRDVMHSGPDLPEVSPETSLHDAILEITRGGIGMTAVVDPLRRVIGIVTDGDLRRAFARSLDLRTLSAADIMGRNPRSIAADRLAVEAVAMMEEHKINQLPVVDASGMLIGALNMHDLFRAKVI from the coding sequence ATGAGCCAAACACGGCCATCCGCGAACGCGCTCGACTTGGCCCGGCAGGTGATGCGAATCGAAGCCGACGCAGTACTGGGGCTGGCCGCGCGCATCGGCGACGAGTTCCTGCAGGCGCTGTGGCTGATCCTCAACTGTCCGGGCCGGGTCATCGTCAGTGGCATGGGCAAGTCCGGGCATGTCGGGCGCAAGATCGCCTCGACCTTCGCCAGCACCGGCACCCCGGCCTATTTCGTCCATCCCGCCGAGGCCAGTCATGGCGATCTCGGGATGATCACCCGCGACGACGTGCTGATCGCCATCTCCAATTCGGGGGAAAGCGCCGAACTGCTGACCATCGTGCCGATCATCAAGCGGCAGGGCGCGAGGCTGATCAGCATGACCGGCAGTCCACAGTCGTCGCTGGCCGTCGAGGCGGACGTACACCTCGATGCCGCGGTGGCGCAGGAGGCTTGCCCGCTCAACCTGGCGCCGACCGCCAGCACGACGGCCGCGCTGGCGCTCGGTGATGCGCTGGCGGTGGCGCTGCTCGACTCGCGTGGCTTTGGCGCCGAAGACTTTGCCCGCTCGCATCCCGGCGGATCGCTCGGCCGGCGCTTGCTGACGCACGTGCGCGATGTCATGCACAGCGGCCCGGATCTGCCCGAGGTGTCGCCGGAAACCAGCCTGCACGACGCGATTCTCGAGATCACCCGTGGTGGCATCGGCATGACCGCCGTCGTCGATCCATTGCGGCGAGTGATCGGTATCGTCACCGATGGCGATCTGCGGCGGGCCTTCGCGCGCAGCCTCGACCTGCGGACGCTGTCGGCGGCCGACATCATGGGGCGCAATCCGCGCTCGATCGCCGCCGATCGCCTCGCCGTCGAAGCCGTGGCGATGATGGAAGAGCACAAGATCAACCAGTTGCCGGTCGTCGACGCGAGCGGCATGCTGATCGGGGCGCTCAACATGCACGATCTCTTTCGGGCCAAGGTGATCTGA
- a CDS encoding prepilin-type N-terminal cleavage/methylation domain-containing protein, which translates to MNRLPSCARRSPGFTLTELAVVLVVVALVLGGLLSPLATQMDVRMTAETRKDLADIKEALLGFAVINGRFPCPADATIASGVAGAGLEAAHDAGGNCPNGSGVVPWVTLGVRETDAWGQRYSYRVTPAFAQRVSPPRNAAFDLSTPGTLDVRSAAAGGTMVAGGLPVVFVSHGGNGRGGYNREGAQLPIGEVADEIDNQLTNAGTAMANTVFVSQARNPNSGFDDEVGWVPRAILVSRMIAVGKLP; encoded by the coding sequence ATGAACAGATTGCCATCGTGTGCCAGGCGGAGCCCAGGCTTCACCTTGACCGAACTGGCGGTCGTCCTGGTCGTCGTTGCGCTCGTACTCGGTGGTCTACTCTCACCGCTGGCGACGCAGATGGATGTCCGCATGACCGCCGAGACACGGAAGGATCTGGCAGACATCAAGGAAGCGCTGCTCGGATTTGCAGTGATCAACGGGCGTTTCCCCTGTCCGGCCGATGCCACGATCGCCAGCGGGGTTGCCGGCGCCGGCCTGGAAGCGGCGCACGATGCGGGCGGTAACTGTCCGAACGGCTCTGGCGTCGTGCCCTGGGTGACCCTCGGCGTCCGCGAGACAGACGCCTGGGGGCAACGTTACTCCTACCGCGTGACGCCTGCCTTTGCCCAGCGCGTGTCGCCGCCACGAAATGCGGCTTTCGATCTGAGTACCCCGGGGACACTCGACGTTCGCTCCGCGGCGGCGGGCGGAACGATGGTGGCTGGCGGGCTGCCGGTCGTATTCGTTTCGCACGGCGGCAATGGCCGCGGCGGGTACAACCGCGAGGGCGCGCAACTGCCGATCGGTGAGGTCGCGGACGAGATCGACAACCAGTTGACGAATGCCGGTACGGCGATGGCGAACACGGTTTTCGTCAGCCAGGCGCGGAACCCGAACAGCGGTTTCGACGACGAGGTCGGCTGGGTCCCGCGCGCCATTCTCGTCAGCCGCATGATCGCCGTTGGCAAGCTGCCGTGA
- a CDS encoding monovalent cation:proton antiporter-2 (CPA2) family protein translates to METLPTILMLLAASVVSVIAFRAIELPPVLGYLLVGALIGPHALDLVGSFAGAQHLAEFGVVFLMFSIGLEFSLPKLHAMKRIVFGLGLLQILLTLAAVIAIVVALGLSWQAGVALGGALAMSSTAVLTKLLGERLELDSPHGREVMGVLLFQDLAVVPLLILIPSFSESAERLATLIGLAALKAAVVLSLVLFLGQRLMNRWFFIVARSKSAELFMLNVLLVTLGLAWLTELAGLSLALGAFVAGMLISETQYRHHVEEDIKPFRDVLMGLFFITIGMLLDAPLVLANAPLVLGVLALLLVLKFTLICGLSRLFGATPGNAMRTGLWLCAGGEFGFVLLAQIGPLHLVPPLALQSVLAALVLSLLLAPVLVEYSNRIVLRFAASEWLLRSMQLTSLAAQTMNTERHAVICGYGRSGQHLARFMEQESVSYVALELDPELIREAAAAGENVIYGDATRRETLLAAGVTRASVLIIAFADTRAATRVLEQVRSLAPQLPAVARTLDERDIVALRQAGAAEVVPETLEASMVLAAHALRHVGVPMSEVFERFRQTRAAGYRTLRGFFRGEDELAAEGGGSDEPRLHSILLADGAHAIGRTLGELALQALGVEVTAVRRRNIRALEPAAETRFRSGDVVVLLGSPGSLAAAEQRLLLG, encoded by the coding sequence ATGGAAACGCTGCCCACGATTCTCATGCTGCTCGCCGCCTCGGTGGTCTCGGTGATCGCCTTTCGGGCGATCGAGCTGCCGCCAGTCCTGGGTTACCTGCTGGTCGGCGCGCTCATCGGCCCGCACGCTCTCGACCTCGTCGGCAGCTTCGCCGGCGCGCAGCACCTGGCCGAGTTCGGCGTCGTCTTCCTGATGTTCTCGATCGGCCTCGAGTTCTCGCTGCCGAAGCTGCACGCGATGAAGCGCATCGTCTTCGGCCTCGGCCTGCTGCAGATCCTGCTGACGCTGGCGGCGGTCATCGCCATCGTCGTCGCCCTCGGACTGAGCTGGCAGGCCGGCGTCGCCCTCGGCGGTGCACTCGCCATGTCGTCCACCGCCGTGCTGACGAAGTTGCTCGGCGAGCGCCTCGAACTCGACTCACCACACGGCCGCGAGGTCATGGGCGTGCTGCTGTTCCAGGACCTGGCGGTGGTGCCGCTGCTGATCCTGATCCCGTCGTTCTCCGAATCGGCCGAGCGGCTGGCGACGTTGATCGGCCTCGCCGCCCTCAAGGCAGCCGTCGTCCTGTCGCTCGTGCTGTTCCTCGGGCAGCGCCTGATGAACCGCTGGTTCTTCATCGTCGCCCGCAGCAAATCGGCCGAGCTGTTCATGCTCAACGTCCTGCTGGTGACGCTCGGCCTTGCCTGGCTGACCGAACTGGCAGGACTGTCGCTCGCCCTCGGCGCCTTCGTCGCCGGCATGCTGATCTCGGAGACGCAATACCGGCACCATGTCGAGGAAGACATCAAGCCGTTCCGCGATGTCCTGATGGGACTGTTCTTCATCACCATCGGCATGCTGCTCGACGCACCGCTGGTGCTGGCCAACGCACCACTGGTACTGGGCGTGCTGGCGCTGCTCCTGGTGCTCAAGTTCACCCTGATCTGCGGGCTGTCGCGGCTGTTCGGAGCGACTCCCGGCAACGCCATGCGCACCGGCCTCTGGCTCTGCGCCGGTGGCGAGTTCGGCTTCGTCCTGCTGGCGCAGATCGGGCCGCTGCATCTGGTGCCGCCGCTGGCGCTGCAGTCGGTGCTGGCGGCGCTGGTCCTCTCGCTGCTGCTGGCACCGGTGCTGGTCGAGTACAGCAATCGCATCGTTCTGCGCTTCGCCGCCAGCGAGTGGCTGCTGCGCTCGATGCAGCTCACCAGCCTGGCGGCGCAGACGATGAACACCGAGCGGCATGCGGTGATCTGCGGCTACGGCCGCAGCGGCCAGCATCTGGCGCGCTTCATGGAGCAGGAGTCGGTCAGCTACGTCGCGCTCGAGCTCGACCCCGAACTGATCCGCGAAGCGGCGGCTGCCGGCGAGAACGTCATCTACGGCGACGCGACGCGGCGTGAAACCCTGCTCGCCGCTGGCGTCACCCGCGCCAGCGTATTGATCATCGCCTTTGCCGACACGCGTGCCGCGACACGCGTCCTCGAGCAGGTGCGCAGCCTGGCGCCGCAACTGCCGGCGGTCGCGCGAACGCTCGACGAACGGGACATCGTCGCCCTGCGGCAGGCCGGCGCGGCCGAGGTCGTGCCGGAAACCCTGGAAGCCAGCATGGTGCTGGCGGCGCACGCGCTGCGCCACGTTGGAGTGCCGATGAGCGAGGTTTTCGAGCGCTTCCGGCAGACGCGTGCGGCCGGCTACCGGACGCTGCGCGGCTTCTTCCGCGGCGAGGACGAACTCGCGGCCGAAGGCGGCGGCAGCGACGAGCCACGCCTGCACTCGATCCTGCTCGCCGACGGCGCGCATGCCATCGGGCGCACGCTCGGCGAACTGGCTCTGCAGGCGCTTGGTGTCGAGGTGACGGCGGTACGTCGGCGCAACATCCGCGCCCTCGAACCGGCAGCCGAGACGCGCTTTCGCAGCGGCGATGTCGTCGTCCTGCTGGGTTCACCCGGCTCGCTGGCCGCGGCCGAGCAGCGGCTGCTGCTGGGCTGA
- a CDS encoding adenylate/guanylate cyclase domain-containing protein, which produces MTAYRTFMGRLRSAGVRPGDPEGLRLQKSLLFFATGLICFASVAWLLIYWQLGPRFSSNLPFALQLLLVGNLLLYLWTLNFNFFRQVQLALFLFMPFVAQWSIGSFIDASGISLWALLAPIGAVLFIGPRESGAWFFAYVFLTVLSGGFDFYLADSLLAQPPKVPLRTMAFFFALNFIAVSTIVYLLLRYADREKHKAQQRLEEAHRLLQIEQDRSERLLLNILPGPIAKRLKESDQTIADGFAEVSVMFADIVNFTRIAEGLTPQQVFSMLNKIFSSFDELAEKHALEKIKTIGDAYMVAAGLNDACRNPAASLADMALEMCALLHQDFSVNEMRLELRIGIGTGPVVAGVVGKKKFIYDLWGDTVNIASRVTTEGVPGIVQVDQRTYRRLCDRFDFHEPQMIQVKGKGSMIVYRLIGRRVPLPASA; this is translated from the coding sequence ATGACTGCCTACCGGACCTTCATGGGTCGTTTGCGCAGCGCGGGCGTGCGTCCGGGAGACCCGGAAGGGCTTCGCCTGCAGAAATCGCTGCTCTTTTTTGCCACCGGCCTGATCTGCTTTGCCTCGGTAGCCTGGCTGTTGATCTACTGGCAACTGGGGCCGCGCTTCTCGTCCAATCTGCCCTTCGCGCTGCAGCTCCTGCTGGTCGGCAACCTGCTGCTCTACCTGTGGACGCTGAACTTCAACTTTTTTCGCCAGGTTCAGCTCGCGCTCTTCCTCTTCATGCCCTTCGTCGCGCAATGGAGCATCGGCAGCTTCATCGACGCCAGCGGCATCAGCCTCTGGGCCTTGCTGGCGCCCATCGGCGCCGTGCTGTTCATCGGCCCACGTGAGTCGGGAGCATGGTTCTTCGCCTATGTCTTTCTCACCGTCCTCTCGGGCGGCTTCGACTTCTACCTCGCCGACTCGTTGCTGGCGCAGCCGCCGAAGGTGCCGTTGCGGACGATGGCATTCTTCTTCGCGCTCAACTTCATTGCCGTGTCGACGATCGTTTACCTCTTGCTGCGCTACGCCGACCGGGAAAAGCACAAGGCGCAGCAGCGCCTGGAGGAGGCGCACCGGTTGCTGCAGATCGAACAGGATCGCTCGGAGCGACTGTTGCTCAACATCCTGCCGGGCCCGATCGCCAAGCGCCTGAAAGAGAGCGACCAGACGATCGCCGACGGTTTTGCCGAAGTCTCGGTCATGTTTGCCGACATCGTGAACTTCACCCGCATCGCCGAAGGGCTGACCCCGCAACAGGTGTTCAGCATGCTCAACAAGATCTTCTCCTCCTTTGACGAGCTGGCGGAGAAGCACGCGCTCGAGAAGATCAAGACGATCGGCGATGCCTACATGGTTGCCGCCGGTCTGAACGATGCCTGCCGCAACCCGGCTGCGTCACTTGCCGACATGGCGCTGGAGATGTGTGCCCTGTTGCACCAGGACTTCAGTGTCAACGAAATGCGCCTCGAACTGCGCATCGGCATCGGCACCGGGCCGGTGGTCGCAGGCGTCGTCGGCAAGAAGAAGTTCATCTACGATCTCTGGGGCGATACGGTGAATATCGCCAGCCGCGTCACCACCGAAGGGGTCCCCGGCATCGTCCAGGTCGATCAGCGGACCTACCGGCGGCTGTGCGACCGTTTCGACTTTCACGAGCCGCAGATGATCCAGGTGAAGGGGAAGGGCAGCATGATCGTCTACCGCCTGATCGGTCGCCGCGTGCCGCTGCCGGCCAGCGCCTAG
- a CDS encoding prepilin-type N-terminal cleavage/methylation domain-containing protein, which yields MNQMKQQQSGFTLVEIAIVLVIIGLLLGGVLKGQELINSAKVKNMIGDFRSVSSLVYAYQDRFKAFPGDQNQNQLNDAFGNLIAAACTPAAANQCAQNNGRIDGSWQAGNADGSGVLTDESSLFWQHVRQANLTTGPTLLANTAYRPRNADGGLIGIEMAGGLAPFIVGMRGSFFVCSDGILGRYVRQIDTTMDDGNTAGGSVQAVPTGSARGAAAIATNAINDGNQYIVCAAY from the coding sequence ATGAACCAAATGAAGCAGCAGCAGTCGGGTTTCACCCTGGTCGAGATTGCCATTGTACTCGTCATCATCGGGCTCCTGCTGGGCGGGGTGCTGAAGGGTCAGGAACTGATCAACAGCGCCAAGGTGAAGAACATGATCGGCGATTTCCGCAGCGTCTCGAGCCTGGTCTATGCCTACCAGGACCGCTTCAAGGCCTTCCCTGGCGACCAGAACCAGAACCAGCTGAACGACGCCTTCGGCAACCTGATCGCTGCTGCCTGCACGCCGGCCGCCGCCAACCAGTGTGCGCAGAACAACGGCCGCATCGACGGCTCGTGGCAGGCGGGCAACGCCGATGGCTCGGGTGTGCTGACCGATGAAAGCTCGCTTTTCTGGCAGCATGTGCGGCAGGCCAACCTGACGACCGGCCCGACGCTGCTTGCCAACACCGCCTATCGGCCGCGCAACGCCGATGGCGGCTTGATCGGCATCGAGATGGCGGGCGGTCTGGCACCTTTCATCGTCGGCATGCGCGGCTCGTTCTTCGTCTGCTCGGACGGTATCCTCGGGCGCTACGTCAGGCAGATCGACACGACGATGGATGACGGCAATACCGCCGGCGGTTCGGTGCAGGCGGTGCCGACGGGTTCAGCCCGCGGTGCTGCCGCGATCGCCACCAACGCCATCAACGACGGCAACCAGTACATCGTCTGCGCCGCCTACTGA
- a CDS encoding sensor histidine kinase gives MRPLQRIGTALRQRQRWLLISLLVFLHLALVAGAGSMTGLLCWLVNVGLFILWQPFIYAERKVDLSGLAVITLLLACGAIWYGWWLLIVWVVILAALVGGRVMFIDHRPTRIFYLVAFAYLLAALLFWLVPQVVPRALLNGPALDREFAWGMPLFLLAMTLLPLSPESDRPGGAMVDLFYSLFIFLLIAVLVLGSLAFMLLRQAGYFEAVINTLVSISALLLLIGWTWNTRPGYTGIDVFFSRYLLSIGLPFERWLHRLTTLASDENEPEEFLSQALAEMLDLPWVDGGRWSAGGRQGSFGNESRHRQDFPGQPLRLTLYTRHKLSPALVWHFHLLAQLANEHYVAKLRARELQQVGYLRAIHETGARLTHDVKNLLQSIDGLCYLAQTAQGQDGARLEQLLQRQLPQISQRLRQTLAKLQKPQSEIGGMLPAEMWWRIQQQRHAGSPIRFVADEIDPQAMLPTTLFDSVADNLLQNALLKKQVESALQICVTLAADASVLRVCDDGSAVSDTIVGDLLQAPVASESGLGIGLYHASRQAVSNGYRLLLTSNLPGQVCFELRRCEPGNEAAAAAG, from the coding sequence GTGAGGCCGCTGCAGCGCATCGGCACGGCGCTGCGCCAACGCCAGCGCTGGCTGCTGATCTCACTGCTCGTCTTCCTGCACCTGGCTCTGGTCGCAGGCGCCGGGTCGATGACCGGTCTGCTCTGCTGGCTGGTCAATGTCGGCCTGTTCATCCTCTGGCAGCCGTTCATCTACGCCGAACGCAAGGTCGATCTCAGCGGCCTGGCGGTGATCACGCTGCTGCTCGCCTGTGGTGCCATCTGGTACGGCTGGTGGCTATTGATCGTCTGGGTCGTGATCCTCGCCGCCCTGGTCGGCGGACGCGTGATGTTCATCGATCACCGGCCGACGCGGATCTTCTATCTCGTCGCCTTTGCCTACCTGTTGGCGGCGCTGCTGTTCTGGCTCGTGCCGCAGGTCGTCCCGCGGGCGCTGCTCAACGGCCCGGCACTCGACCGCGAATTCGCCTGGGGCATGCCGCTGTTCCTGCTGGCAATGACGCTGCTGCCGCTCTCACCGGAAAGCGACCGTCCCGGGGGCGCGATGGTCGATCTCTTCTACAGCCTGTTCATCTTCCTGCTGATCGCCGTCCTCGTCCTCGGCAGCCTGGCCTTCATGCTCCTGCGCCAGGCCGGCTACTTCGAGGCGGTGATCAACACGCTGGTGTCGATCTCCGCCCTGCTGCTGCTGATCGGCTGGACGTGGAACACCCGGCCCGGCTACACCGGCATCGACGTCTTCTTCTCGCGCTACCTGCTCAGCATCGGCCTGCCCTTCGAGCGCTGGCTGCATCGCCTGACGACACTGGCCAGTGACGAGAACGAGCCGGAGGAATTCCTCTCGCAGGCACTCGCCGAGATGCTCGATCTGCCCTGGGTGGACGGCGGTCGCTGGTCGGCCGGAGGACGACAGGGCTCCTTCGGCAACGAATCGCGTCATCGCCAGGATTTTCCCGGGCAACCGCTGCGGCTCACGCTGTACACCCGTCACAAGCTCAGCCCGGCGCTCGTCTGGCACTTCCACCTGCTGGCGCAATTGGCCAACGAACACTACGTCGCCAAGCTGCGGGCACGCGAACTGCAGCAGGTGGGCTATCTGCGGGCGATCCACGAAACCGGCGCCCGCCTGACACACGACGTCAAGAACCTGCTGCAGTCGATCGACGGTCTCTGCTATCTGGCGCAGACCGCGCAGGGGCAAGACGGCGCGCGACTCGAGCAGCTGCTGCAGCGCCAGTTGCCACAGATCAGCCAGCGGCTGCGGCAGACCCTGGCCAAGCTGCAAAAACCGCAGAGCGAGATCGGCGGCATGCTGCCCGCCGAAATGTGGTGGCGCATCCAGCAGCAACGCCATGCCGGCTCGCCGATCCGCTTCGTCGCCGATGAGATCGACCCACAGGCGATGCTGCCGACAACCCTCTTCGACAGCGTGGCTGACAACCTGCTGCAGAACGCCCTGCTCAAGAAACAGGTGGAGAGCGCGTTGCAAATCTGCGTCACCCTCGCCGCAGATGCTTCCGTGCTGCGCGTCTGCGACGACGGCAGCGCGGTCAGCGACACGATTGTCGGCGATCTCCTGCAGGCACCGGTCGCCTCCGAGAGCGGGCTCGGCATCGGCCTCTACCACGCCTCGCGCCAAGCCGTCAGCAACGGCTACCGCCTGCTTCTGACGAGCAACCTGCCGGGCCAGGTCTGCTTCGAGTTGCGCCGTTGCGAGCCCGGCAACGAAGCGGCTGCCGCTGCCGGCTAG